A region from the Elusimicrobiaceae bacterium genome encodes:
- a CDS encoding DUF2892 domain-containing protein, whose translation MCRNVGHVDKWIRVAGGVVILAIGLYYKNWLGLLGLLPIVVAFVGWCPVYTLLGVNTCPADKKIKARRFPEEMRNIK comes from the coding sequence ATGTGCAGAAACGTAGGGCATGTGGACAAATGGATCCGCGTCGCCGGCGGCGTTGTGATACTGGCGATCGGCCTTTATTACAAAAACTGGCTGGGCCTGCTGGGCCTGCTGCCGATAGTGGTGGCGTTTGTCGGCTGGTGTCCGGTTTATACACTGCTTGGCGTAAACACCTGCCCGGCGGACAAAAAGATCAAGGCGCGGCGGTTCCCGGAGGAAATGCGCAATATCAAGTAG
- a CDS encoding DUF2064 domain-containing protein — MRNAIVFFAALPGGGTRHPLNAELKPHRAEKLVGLFHEDCAERLHGSADIIVCYDPRAGVEQYRARLGEDCRYIAQTGASDSEKLAHAVRFAFEQAYDRVVAVGIACPDLPTETYGSAFAALGASAACCGRVKTGNYYLLGLSKTAYEPGAFDGISMTGSGAFRVCGKPFERRFESCTELAQWPGVETAQALRDLYRRNFDSAFTGSKTFAYMRENAGEVGVS, encoded by the coding sequence ATGAGAAACGCTATTGTTTTTTTCGCCGCGCTGCCAGGCGGCGGAACCCGGCATCCGCTTAACGCCGAACTGAAGCCTCACCGCGCGGAAAAACTGGTCGGCCTGTTTCATGAGGATTGCGCGGAACGTTTGCACGGTTCGGCGGACATCATTGTCTGCTATGATCCGCGCGCAGGCGTGGAGCAGTACCGCGCGCGGCTGGGCGAGGACTGCCGTTATATCGCGCAGACGGGCGCGTCCGATTCCGAAAAACTCGCTCACGCGGTCCGGTTCGCGTTCGAGCAGGCGTACGACCGGGTTGTCGCCGTGGGGATAGCGTGCCCCGACCTGCCGACTGAAACTTACGGCTCGGCTTTCGCCGCGCTGGGCGCTTCCGCCGCCTGCTGCGGGCGGGTAAAAACCGGGAATTATTATCTGCTCGGCCTGTCAAAAACGGCTTACGAACCGGGCGCATTCGACGGGATTTCCATGACCGGATCCGGCGCGTTCCGCGTGTGCGGAAAACCGTTTGAGCGGCGCTTTGAATCCTGCACCGAGCTGGCGCAGTGGCCCGGAGTGGAAACCGCGCAGGCACTTAGAGATTTATACCGCAGGAATTTCGATTCCGCGTTCACCGGCTCAAAAACTTTCGCCTATATGAGAGAAAACGCCGGCGAAGTCGGTGTCAGCTGA
- a CDS encoding glutaredoxin family protein: protein MADKKVFLYALSTCIWCRRTKELLTALGVDYDFVFVDTLQGAEKEKAVAEMARHNPSRSFPTVLINGTVIVGFQEARIRELLQK from the coding sequence ATGGCGGATAAAAAAGTTTTTTTATATGCGTTGAGCACCTGTATCTGGTGCCGCAGAACCAAGGAATTGCTTACAGCGCTGGGCGTGGATTATGACTTTGTTTTTGTGGACACTCTGCAGGGCGCGGAAAAAGAGAAGGCGGTTGCCGAGATGGCGCGGCACAATCCGTCCCGCTCGTTTCCCACCGTGCTGATTAACGGAACGGTGATCGTGGGGTTTCAGGAAGCCCGGATCAGGGAGCTGCTGCAGAAATGA
- a CDS encoding ferredoxin-thioredoxin reductase catalytic domain-containing protein, giving the protein MTDIDKSRLAGFYRQLQRQAQDGGYFLNPDSGFAMELAESLLINQNRYGYQACPCRLADGERELDQDIICPCDYRDEDLGEYGACYCALYVSKEVAERKKQAGSIPERRPPDPADRAKRKPVPSAPGTGLSGLAYPVWRCRVCGYLAARDTPPGVCPVCHAEKDRFELFMPGGNTR; this is encoded by the coding sequence ATGACCGATATTGACAAAAGCAGGCTCGCCGGTTTTTACCGGCAGCTTCAGCGGCAGGCGCAGGACGGGGGCTATTTTCTGAACCCGGATTCTGGTTTTGCCATGGAACTGGCTGAAAGCCTGCTGATCAACCAGAACCGCTACGGCTATCAGGCCTGCCCCTGCCGGCTGGCCGACGGCGAACGCGAACTTGACCAAGACATCATCTGTCCCTGTGATTACCGCGACGAGGATCTCGGTGAATACGGCGCCTGCTACTGCGCGCTTTATGTATCCAAAGAAGTGGCGGAGCGGAAAAAGCAGGCCGGTTCCATTCCGGAGCGCCGCCCGCCCGATCCGGCGGACCGTGCAAAACGGAAACCCGTGCCGTCCGCGCCGGGAACAGGTTTGTCGGGGCTGGCTTATCCTGTATGGCGGTGCCGGGTGTGCGGATATCTGGCCGCGCGGGACACGCCGCCCGGCGTCTGTCCGGTCTGCCATGCGGAAAAGGACCGGTTCGAGCTCTTTATGCCAGGCGGAAACACACGGTAA
- a CDS encoding SEC-C metal-binding domain-containing protein — MAWDIFKSFGKKKAEPKPAAPAAAETAVIAKEKNDRKKKSEFTEEQLEAELAKLPKPLRAQLDNPDIKKKIVALAKRMAQDGVDLKSMKQVKSWMGKHPEVARQQKDGAEPVKVETFRREEPKIGRNDDCPCGSGKKYKKCCGR; from the coding sequence ATGGCTTGGGACATCTTCAAATCGTTCGGAAAAAAGAAAGCGGAGCCGAAACCGGCCGCGCCAGCCGCCGCGGAAACCGCCGTCATAGCGAAGGAAAAAAACGACAGGAAAAAAAAGAGCGAATTTACCGAGGAACAGCTGGAAGCGGAACTGGCGAAACTGCCCAAGCCACTGCGCGCGCAGCTGGACAATCCCGACATAAAGAAAAAAATAGTCGCGCTGGCCAAACGCATGGCGCAGGACGGCGTTGATCTCAAGAGCATGAAACAGGTCAAATCGTGGATGGGAAAACACCCCGAAGTGGCCAGACAGCAAAAGGACGGCGCGGAGCCGGTCAAGGTGGAAACTTTCCGGCGCGAGGAACCGAAAATCGGCAGAAATGACGATTGCCCCTGCGGGTCCGGCAAAAAATATAAAAAATGCTGCGGCCGATAA
- a CDS encoding ATP-binding protein, with protein MTKKLPGKVVFTGGPSGGKTSIIEVVQRHFGKKVAVVPEAATILYGGGFPRQPGDENMRHIQRAIYYTVRELEEIVALNNPQASVILCDRGTLDGLAYWPKDGESFLDSLHSGLAEEFSRYSIVLHLRSPKQELAYQLSKTRIESHRESLLLDRKMDRVWEGHPNRFIVEEEKDFLVKVNRVIQILETEIPRL; from the coding sequence ATGACAAAAAAACTTCCCGGAAAGGTGGTGTTCACAGGCGGGCCGTCGGGCGGCAAGACCTCCATTATCGAAGTGGTGCAGCGGCATTTCGGCAAGAAAGTGGCGGTTGTGCCGGAGGCGGCCACGATACTGTACGGCGGCGGGTTCCCGCGCCAGCCGGGCGACGAGAACATGCGCCACATCCAGCGCGCCATCTATTACACCGTGCGGGAGCTGGAGGAAATAGTCGCGCTCAACAACCCGCAGGCCTCGGTGATTCTGTGCGACCGCGGCACGCTCGACGGTCTGGCCTACTGGCCGAAAGACGGGGAATCGTTTCTGGATTCGCTGCACTCCGGGCTGGCCGAGGAATTCAGCCGCTATTCGATCGTGCTGCATCTGCGCTCGCCCAAACAGGAGCTCGCATACCAGCTGTCGAAAACCCGGATAGAATCGCACAGGGAATCGCTGCTGCTCGACAGGAAGATGGACCGGGTATGGGAAGGCCACCCGAACCGCTTTATTGTGGAAGAGGAAAAAGATTTTCTTGTGAAAGTGAACCGCGTCATCCAGATCCTGGAAACGGAAATACCCAGATTATAG
- a CDS encoding peptidoglycan DD-metalloendopeptidase family protein, whose translation MVLKQKNSRRALWRIKAHSAVSPFQKPLAGSAARILVWGGLTLLLCCTAIYWKKLKERAALPDPQTQTLNRYGGHFQKGDLLYFVLKRHGLPQQEAADAIKAVSKTLKVSALTPRDRYDLTISTSGLFQRLEITRGTSKYFAARTGTGRYVAGTFEIATTVERRNACGLIRGSLWNSLAAQGISPQGIMEFADAFAWNIDFFTETRDGDRFAVVWEETRAPQGELLAQKILGAAYSGKETGLKKAFSFNGVFYGENAEELKKMFLRAPLSYRRISSFFSARRFHPILKIFRPHLGIDYAAPTGTPVSAVANGVVIFAGRKGGFGNYVEIKHNDGFISAYGHLSRYSAKTKRGTRVMQGQVIGYVGMTGLASGPHLDFRIRQNGKFMNFLTMKNRSAGMMARNKIPAFKAYMAETLDTINKLLSDRKSGKPAPGN comes from the coding sequence ATGGTTTTAAAACAGAAAAATTCCAGACGCGCGCTGTGGCGGATAAAAGCTCACTCTGCGGTTTCCCCTTTTCAGAAGCCATTAGCGGGTTCCGCCGCGCGGATACTCGTGTGGGGCGGGCTGACGCTGCTGCTGTGCTGCACGGCGATTTACTGGAAGAAACTGAAAGAGCGGGCCGCGCTCCCGGACCCCCAGACACAAACGCTTAACCGCTACGGCGGACATTTTCAGAAAGGCGATCTGCTGTATTTCGTATTGAAACGGCACGGCCTGCCTCAACAGGAAGCAGCCGACGCCATAAAAGCGGTTTCGAAAACGCTGAAAGTGTCGGCGCTCACGCCGCGCGACAGATACGACCTCACCATTTCGACCTCCGGCTTATTCCAGCGGCTGGAAATCACCCGCGGCACCAGCAAATACTTCGCCGCACGAACCGGCACGGGCAGATATGTGGCCGGCACGTTCGAGATCGCCACCACGGTGGAGCGCAGAAACGCGTGCGGGCTGATACGCGGGTCGCTGTGGAACTCGCTGGCTGCGCAGGGAATTTCGCCGCAAGGCATCATGGAATTTGCCGACGCGTTCGCCTGGAACATTGATTTTTTCACGGAAACGCGCGACGGCGACCGGTTCGCCGTAGTCTGGGAGGAAACCCGCGCGCCGCAAGGCGAACTGCTGGCCCAGAAAATTCTCGGCGCGGCCTACAGCGGCAAGGAAACCGGCCTGAAAAAAGCTTTTTCGTTCAACGGGGTTTTTTACGGCGAGAACGCCGAGGAACTGAAAAAAATGTTTCTGCGCGCGCCGCTGAGCTACCGCAGGATCTCGTCGTTTTTCAGCGCGCGGCGGTTTCACCCGATCCTTAAAATCTTCCGCCCTCATCTTGGAATAGATTATGCCGCGCCGACCGGCACGCCGGTGTCGGCCGTCGCAAACGGCGTGGTGATTTTCGCCGGCCGCAAAGGCGGGTTCGGCAATTATGTAGAGATAAAACACAACGACGGTTTTATATCGGCTTACGGGCATCTGAGCCGTTATTCGGCCAAAACGAAGCGAGGAACGCGCGTTATGCAGGGCCAGGTTATAGGTTATGTGGGGATGACGGGCCTGGCATCCGGTCCGCATCTTGATTTCCGCATCAGGCAGAACGGCAAATTCATGAATTTCCTGACGATGAAAAACCGGTCGGCGGGCATGATGGCCAGAAACAAAATACCGGCGTTCAAGGCATATATGGCCGAAACGCTCGACACGATCAACAAACTGCTGTCCGACCGAAAGTCCGGCAAACCAGCGCCCGGCAATTGA
- a CDS encoding phosphate acyltransferase: protein MNFSNFDELLGLVRGRANHVAVPGANNPEALEAIKLADEAGLISGGYLIGEREAVSGTAARCGLNTAKFTVIDCAGMADMCAEAVRLVTQGKADFLVKGLVDTRLYMKAILNKEAGLVPPGALLNHFALLTAANYKKPFVITDSAILISPDLSQKVKILNNSIEILHRLGVAEPKISVVCPVEKVNEAMPSTVAARELAELNRSGGIAGAVVEGPYDVYISFSRAAADEKGITGGVVPGDADLLLMPNLDAGNLVYKSIIQLGAGIGAAAILVGAKIPAILPSRADTPATKLNSIALAAYLKRN from the coding sequence ATGAACTTTTCAAACTTTGACGAACTGCTCGGTCTTGTGCGCGGACGGGCGAATCACGTGGCCGTGCCCGGCGCCAACAACCCGGAGGCGCTTGAGGCGATTAAACTGGCGGACGAAGCCGGCCTGATTTCCGGCGGCTATCTGATAGGCGAGCGCGAAGCTGTTTCCGGCACCGCCGCGCGCTGCGGGCTCAATACCGCCAAGTTCACTGTCATTGACTGCGCCGGCATGGCGGACATGTGCGCCGAAGCCGTGCGGCTGGTGACACAGGGCAAAGCGGACTTTCTGGTGAAAGGTCTGGTGGACACCAGGCTGTACATGAAAGCCATCCTCAACAAGGAGGCCGGGCTCGTGCCGCCGGGCGCGCTGCTCAACCATTTCGCGCTGCTGACGGCTGCGAACTATAAAAAACCTTTTGTGATAACCGACTCCGCGATTCTTATCAGCCCCGACCTGAGCCAGAAAGTCAAAATCCTGAACAATTCCATAGAAATTCTGCACAGGCTGGGCGTGGCGGAGCCGAAAATATCGGTAGTCTGTCCGGTGGAAAAAGTCAACGAGGCCATGCCAAGCACCGTGGCGGCGCGCGAACTGGCGGAACTCAACCGCAGCGGCGGCATTGCCGGCGCGGTTGTGGAAGGGCCTTACGACGTCTACATTTCCTTTTCGCGGGCCGCGGCGGACGAAAAAGGCATAACCGGCGGTGTGGTGCCGGGCGACGCGGATCTGCTTTTAATGCCCAACCTTGACGCCGGCAATCTGGTTTACAAAAGCATTATCCAGCTGGGCGCGGGGATCGGCGCGGCGGCAATACTGGTCGGCGCGAAAATACCCGCGATTCTGCCGTCGCGAGCCGACACGCCTGCCACCAAACTCAATTCCATTGCTCTTGCGGCTTACCTTAAAAGGAACTGA
- the buk gene encoding butyrate kinase translates to MVMRILVINPGSTSDELGIYEDGRQLVKKTLRYSPADLKDFDHQKITAQHEFRKKNVLDLLRENGIEVNSLSAVIGRGGLVKPIPGGTYAVNDALTKDLRDGVSGDHSSNLGGLIAREIAQDAGCPAFIADPVVVDELHALARYSGMPENPRISIFHALNHKRVARLAAGKLGKKYENCRLIVMHGGGGISVGAHVGGRVIDVNNALDGDGPFTPQRSGGVPSGGLARLCFSGRDGHADIKLKIKGRGGLVAYTGTSDLIALEKFIATGEKDPQITVSREKAHECVSAMAYQIAKEIGAMAVVLAGRVDAIVLTGGIVYDKHLMPELRARIDWLAPVIEFPGGDENRALMDAATRALEDPSSVQEYK, encoded by the coding sequence ATGGTCATGAGAATTCTTGTCATCAATCCAGGCTCCACTTCGGATGAGCTGGGCATATATGAAGACGGACGCCAGCTGGTCAAAAAAACCCTGCGCTACAGCCCGGCGGATCTGAAGGATTTTGACCATCAGAAAATAACCGCGCAGCATGAGTTCCGCAAAAAAAACGTGCTGGATCTGCTGCGCGAAAACGGGATAGAAGTGAACTCGCTGTCCGCCGTCATAGGGCGCGGCGGGCTGGTAAAACCGATACCGGGCGGCACTTACGCGGTCAACGACGCGCTGACGAAAGATCTGCGCGACGGCGTTTCCGGCGACCATTCGTCCAATCTGGGCGGCCTGATAGCGCGCGAAATCGCGCAGGACGCCGGCTGTCCCGCTTTCATCGCCGATCCCGTGGTCGTTGACGAGCTGCACGCGCTGGCCCGCTATTCCGGAATGCCGGAGAATCCGCGCATTTCAATTTTTCACGCGCTCAACCATAAACGTGTCGCGCGGCTGGCGGCCGGCAAGCTGGGCAAAAAATACGAGAACTGCCGCCTCATCGTGATGCACGGCGGCGGCGGCATTTCGGTGGGCGCGCATGTGGGCGGACGGGTGATTGACGTAAACAACGCGCTCGACGGCGACGGCCCGTTCACCCCCCAGCGCAGCGGCGGCGTGCCCTCCGGCGGGCTGGCGCGGCTGTGTTTTTCCGGCCGGGATGGCCATGCGGACATTAAACTGAAAATCAAGGGGCGCGGCGGGCTGGTGGCGTATACCGGCACGTCGGACCTGATCGCGCTTGAGAAATTCATCGCCACCGGCGAGAAGGATCCGCAGATCACCGTCAGCCGCGAAAAAGCGCATGAATGCGTTTCGGCAATGGCGTACCAGATCGCCAAGGAAATCGGCGCGATGGCCGTTGTGCTGGCCGGCCGCGTGGACGCGATCGTGCTTACCGGCGGCATAGTGTATGACAAACATCTCATGCCGGAACTGCGCGCGCGGATAGACTGGCTCGCGCCGGTGATAGAGTTTCCCGGCGGCGACGAGAACCGCGCGCTCATGGATGCGGCGACCCGCGCGCTTGAAGATCCTTCCTCGGTGCAGGAATATAAATAA
- a CDS encoding phospholipase D-like domain-containing protein, with the protein MKKLTLALLLVLTMCQARFAEASPVVFAESIPLETDYGSSLTARAPQVWVNMINSASKTLDIGEFYIVSRPGSAMANVVDAIKAAAARGVRVRILIDSVFYYKMPETPNELKKVPGVELRIINISKLSGGVMHAKYFIVDGKDLYVGSQNFDWRSLEQIHELGVRLSIPEIAANFTDVFNSDWAISQTGAIPAPLPVAKHPITSANAVTVSYNGGSVAVYPAFSPASFTPGGLDSEIAELTSYIENARKSVKIQVMQFKAKGGWRVLFDLLTRVAGRGVKVQLIVADWTMRDSTAARDIKELAKVPNISIKVSSIAPYSQEQIEFARVEHCKYFTVDGEMAFVSTSNWERAYFYQSRNAAIILKGAAAAATAEDIFRVSWNSRFAKPVVTEAPVVPSAVK; encoded by the coding sequence ATGAAAAAACTAACACTAGCTCTGCTGCTCGTCCTGACTATGTGCCAGGCCCGGTTCGCGGAAGCTTCACCCGTCGTTTTTGCCGAAAGCATTCCACTGGAAACCGATTACGGCTCCTCACTTACCGCCCGGGCGCCGCAGGTATGGGTAAACATGATAAATTCCGCCTCCAAGACGCTTGATATAGGGGAATTTTATATAGTAAGCCGGCCGGGTTCGGCCATGGCCAATGTGGTGGACGCCATAAAAGCGGCCGCCGCACGCGGCGTCAGGGTACGGATCCTCATTGACAGCGTTTTTTATTACAAAATGCCCGAAACCCCCAACGAACTGAAAAAAGTTCCCGGCGTGGAACTGCGCATAATCAACATAAGCAAACTCAGCGGCGGGGTGATGCACGCCAAATACTTCATAGTGGACGGGAAAGATCTGTATGTCGGCAGCCAGAATTTCGACTGGCGCTCGCTGGAGCAGATCCACGAGCTGGGAGTGCGGCTGAGCATCCCCGAAATAGCGGCCAATTTCACCGACGTGTTCAATTCTGACTGGGCAATCTCCCAGACCGGGGCCATCCCCGCTCCGCTGCCGGTAGCCAAGCATCCGATAACCAGCGCGAATGCCGTCACGGTGTCCTACAACGGCGGTTCGGTTGCGGTTTATCCGGCTTTCAGCCCCGCATCTTTCACGCCGGGCGGACTGGACTCGGAAATTGCCGAGCTCACCAGCTATATTGAAAACGCCCGGAAATCGGTCAAAATACAGGTGATGCAGTTCAAGGCCAAAGGCGGCTGGCGCGTGCTGTTCGATCTGCTGACCCGGGTAGCCGGCCGCGGCGTTAAAGTGCAACTCATCGTGGCTGACTGGACCATGCGCGATTCCACCGCGGCCAGGGATATCAAGGAACTCGCCAAAGTGCCCAACATCAGCATAAAGGTTTCGTCCATCGCCCCTTATTCGCAGGAACAGATTGAATTCGCGCGGGTGGAACACTGCAAATATTTCACCGTTGACGGGGAAATGGCATTCGTCAGCACGTCGAACTGGGAACGCGCCTATTTCTACCAGTCGCGGAACGCGGCGATCATTCTCAAAGGCGCGGCGGCCGCGGCCACGGCTGAAGACATCTTCAGAGTCAGCTGGAACAGCCGCTTCGCCAAGCCTGTCGTGACAGAGGCGCCGGTCGTTCCCTCCGCCGTAAAATAA
- the metF gene encoding methylenetetrahydrofolate reductase [NAD(P)H] — MKIAELLKTRKTFSFEFFPPRTPETTRHLFDALELLRELRPDFVSVTHSPSGFGTLKTAALAKLIRDRFDLNPMAHLACITHTRAEIEGIVRELDRIGIDNILALRGDYPPGYAGSSADPRGYKHAHELVAQLRQISSACIGVAGYPQKHPQAATLEQDIKHLGRKVACGADFIITQLFFINADYFSFVEQCRSAGITVPIIPGIMPVTGYSQLEKFSEMCGAAIPAVLRTRLEPVKNDDAAVAARGVDFASEQCRQLLENGAPGIHFYTLNKSRAALAILKKLKDTGLISN, encoded by the coding sequence ATGAAAATAGCCGAACTGCTGAAAACGCGAAAAACGTTCTCGTTCGAGTTTTTTCCGCCCAGGACGCCGGAAACCACCCGTCATCTGTTCGACGCGCTGGAGCTGTTGCGGGAACTCCGGCCGGACTTTGTGTCCGTAACGCATTCGCCGTCCGGGTTCGGCACTCTGAAGACGGCGGCGCTGGCCAAGCTGATACGGGACCGGTTTGATCTTAACCCGATGGCGCATCTGGCCTGTATTACCCATACCCGTGCCGAGATAGAAGGCATTGTGCGCGAGCTTGACCGCATCGGCATAGATAACATTCTGGCGCTGCGCGGTGATTATCCGCCCGGCTACGCCGGCTCATCGGCCGATCCCCGCGGCTATAAGCACGCACACGAGCTGGTGGCGCAGTTGCGGCAAATCTCGTCAGCGTGTATCGGAGTGGCGGGGTATCCCCAGAAGCATCCCCAGGCGGCTACGCTTGAGCAGGATATAAAACATCTCGGGCGGAAAGTCGCCTGCGGCGCGGATTTCATAATAACACAGCTGTTTTTTATCAACGCCGATTACTTCAGTTTCGTGGAGCAATGCCGGTCGGCGGGTATTACTGTGCCCATAATACCCGGCATTATGCCCGTAACCGGCTACAGCCAGCTGGAAAAGTTTTCGGAAATGTGCGGCGCTGCCATTCCGGCTGTTTTGCGCACACGGCTTGAGCCTGTTAAAAACGACGACGCGGCTGTTGCCGCCCGCGGAGTGGATTTTGCCTCGGAGCAGTGCCGTCAATTGCTGGAAAACGGCGCGCCGGGCATACATTTCTATACGCTTAACAAATCACGCGCCGCGCTCGCCATTCTGAAAAAACTTAAAGACACCGGCCTTATTTCCAATTGA
- the rlmD gene encoding 23S rRNA (uracil(1939)-C(5))-methyltransferase RlmD yields the protein MARLCAHYKVCGGCACQDVPYQRQLTLKIRALAGLLGRFWPHEIPITPSPDILYYRNKMEFSFSRQIDRLKTTPDSPKYFEDRFGMKEKGRWDRAFDLTECLISSPDSGALLSAVRRWAQATQTPYLDAKTHTGMLRHLLVRQAKNTGGKMAVLFLKSGGFDKEGFVNAVRSVWADAAVLYGETDAAADTAQADSITHLCGPEYIAEKFFIGPEGAPELTLSFKITPRSFLQTNTRAAERLYSRIRELVAELNCGTLYDLYGGAGGLGFACHDRVREIVSVEFVPDAVRDGRENAALNSIANVRFVCARTEDWLTEQVKSGTAFAHDSVFLIDPPRAGLHPKALKQLLAIRPENMIYISCNAKALARDLAELAAAYETTRLEAFDLFPHTEHVETVAALKLKH from the coding sequence ATGGCCAGGCTCTGCGCTCATTACAAGGTCTGCGGCGGCTGCGCCTGCCAGGACGTGCCGTATCAGCGCCAGCTGACGCTGAAAATCCGGGCGCTGGCCGGCTTGCTGGGCCGGTTCTGGCCGCACGAGATTCCGATAACCCCGTCGCCCGATATCCTGTATTACCGCAACAAGATGGAGTTTTCGTTCAGCCGCCAGATAGACCGCCTCAAAACCACGCCCGACAGCCCAAAATATTTCGAAGACCGGTTCGGCATGAAAGAAAAAGGCCGCTGGGACCGCGCTTTCGACCTGACCGAATGCCTCATCTCCTCGCCCGATTCCGGCGCGCTGCTCTCCGCCGTGCGCCGGTGGGCGCAGGCCACGCAGACCCCCTATCTCGACGCGAAGACTCACACCGGCATGCTGCGGCACCTGCTGGTGCGCCAGGCAAAAAACACCGGTGGAAAAATGGCGGTGCTGTTTTTGAAAAGCGGCGGGTTTGACAAAGAGGGCTTTGTGAACGCGGTGCGGTCGGTCTGGGCTGACGCGGCGGTTTTATACGGCGAAACCGACGCCGCGGCCGATACCGCACAGGCGGACTCCATAACGCACCTCTGCGGGCCGGAATATATAGCGGAAAAATTTTTTATCGGCCCGGAGGGCGCGCCCGAACTGACGCTTTCGTTTAAAATCACGCCGCGCTCGTTTTTGCAGACCAACACCCGCGCGGCGGAGCGGCTGTACAGCCGGATCCGGGAACTGGTGGCGGAACTGAACTGCGGCACGCTCTACGATCTGTACGGCGGCGCCGGCGGGCTGGGGTTCGCCTGCCACGACAGGGTTCGCGAGATAGTTTCCGTTGAATTCGTGCCCGACGCGGTGCGCGACGGCCGTGAAAACGCCGCCCTCAACTCGATCGCCAATGTCAGGTTTGTCTGCGCCAGAACCGAAGACTGGCTGACGGAACAGGTGAAATCCGGCACGGCGTTCGCGCATGACAGCGTGTTTCTGATTGATCCCCCGCGCGCAGGCCTGCACCCCAAAGCCCTTAAACAACTGCTCGCCATACGTCCGGAAAACATGATTTATATATCGTGCAACGCCAAGGCGTTGGCACGCGATCTGGCGGAACTGGCGGCGGCATATGAAACAACGCGACTGGAAGCGTTCGACCTGTTTCCCCATACGGAACACGTTGAAACCGTCGCGGCGCTTAAGCTGAAACACTGA
- the ychF gene encoding redox-regulated ATPase YchF, with protein MKIGIIGLPNVGKSSLFNALTNAGAQACNYPFTTIDPNVGIVPVPDKRLDRLFDIFRPPKKVNAAIEFVDIAGLVKGASKGEGLGNKFLANIREVDAVIHVVRLFEDGDVVHVMGGIDPMRDVEIIETELMLADLEMIERLIERNTGPVKSGNKQALARQAVYTRIRDCLAAGNPASALSFGEGELKDLFLLTAKPVLYVGNTAEKKDAALLEKMSAFAKSRNAGFLDLCIRLEAEISDFTPEEKAVFLSEIGSEYTGLERIVIEAKRLMGLMEFFTAGSEDEVRAWIIPVSTPAPKAAGKIHTDIERGFIRAEVYSFEDIEKYRDEKILKEKGLVRSEGKDYIIRDGDICFFRFNV; from the coding sequence GACCCCAATGTGGGCATCGTGCCCGTGCCGGACAAACGGCTCGACCGCCTGTTCGATATCTTCAGGCCGCCCAAAAAAGTCAACGCCGCAATCGAATTTGTGGACATAGCGGGCCTGGTCAAAGGCGCGAGCAAAGGCGAAGGCCTTGGCAACAAATTCCTCGCCAACATCCGCGAGGTGGACGCGGTCATCCATGTGGTTCGTCTATTCGAAGACGGGGACGTGGTGCACGTCATGGGCGGGATAGACCCCATGCGCGACGTGGAGATCATCGAAACCGAGCTGATGCTGGCCGATCTGGAAATGATTGAACGCCTCATCGAACGCAATACCGGCCCGGTTAAAAGCGGCAACAAGCAGGCGCTGGCCCGGCAGGCGGTTTACACCAGGATACGCGACTGCCTGGCCGCCGGAAACCCCGCATCGGCGCTGTCGTTCGGCGAAGGCGAACTCAAGGATCTTTTCCTGCTGACCGCCAAGCCGGTGCTTTACGTCGGCAACACCGCGGAGAAGAAAGACGCCGCGCTGCTTGAAAAAATGTCCGCGTTCGCCAAATCCCGCAATGCGGGGTTCCTTGACCTGTGCATCAGGCTGGAAGCGGAAATTTCGGATTTCACGCCGGAAGAAAAAGCGGTGTTTCTGTCCGAAATAGGAAGCGAATACACGGGGCTTGAACGCATTGTCATCGAAGCCAAACGGCTGATGGGGCTGATGGAGTTTTTCACCGCCGGCTCGGAAGACGAAGTGCGCGCGTGGATCATCCCGGTCAGCACCCCGGCTCCGAAAGCGGCGGGCAAAATCCATACCGATATAGAACGCGGGTTCATCCGCGCGGAAGTCTATTCGTTCGAGGATATTGAAAAATACAGGGACGAAAAAATCCTCAAGGAAAAAGGGCTTGTCCGATCCGAAGGCAAAGACTACATCATCCGCGACGGCGATATCTGCTTCTTCCGCTTCAATGTGTGA